The genomic stretch ACATCCGCGTAGCTCCGGGCAACCGCACCGCCGGGACGGCGCCCACCCCGCAGAGACCGGGATACCGCCGTAGCTGCGAACACCCGTGCCGCTGGGACGGCGCCCACCCCAGCGGGGGGCCAGGATGCCGCCGTAGCCACGGGCAGTCGTGCTGCTGGGGCGGGCCCGGCCCGCAGAGAGCGGTGCCCCGCGAGCGCCGGTGAGCGAAACGGCCCGTTGGCCGGCGGCAGTACCCCGAAGGTTCGGGGAGGGTCAGTGGGGCGGTGTGTCAGGGGGTTCCAGGGTTTCTGGTGGCGGGTCGGTGAGAGCGGCTGGAGGGGGCGGCGCCGGAGCGGTGGGGCTTGCCGGAGCTTCGGTCGGGGCGTGCGGGTCGGCAGGTTCTCGTAGAGCCGGCCGACGGGAGACGCGTGCCAGGTCGTCGGCCAGGTCCGAGGGGAACGGGTCGTCGGCCGGGAGGAAGTCGTACAGCTCCTCCTCGTCGCCACCGGTCGTCCCGGACGCCGTCTCCGGTCGCGCGGAATCCTTTCCCTTGCCCGAGGCCTTGCCCTTGCCGCCCTTGGCCGTCGCCTTGCCCTTGGCCGTCGCCTTGCCCTTACCCGACTCCTCAGCCTTGCCGCCCTTCGCCGACTCCTTGCCCTGAGCCGCTTCCTCGCCCTCGGCCTTGGCGGTCTCCGTGCCCGGACCCGCTTCCGTGGCCTTGGCCGCATCCTCCGCCTTCGGTTCCCCCTCTTCCATCTCTTCCGTTCGGTTCCGCGTCCGCAGTCCCCACACCCGCCACCCCCGCACCACGAGCGCCACCGGCATCGCGAACGCCGCCGTCCACACCCCCGCCGCTCCCCCGGCCTTCCACCACACCGGCCCGAAGCTGGCCAGCGCGGCGACACCCAGCGGCCCGCCCGCCAGGTCGGCGAGCAGGGCGAAGGCCGCCGCGCAGACCGCCGCCGTCAGCAGCACCACCCCGGCGGTACGGAGAACCGACCAGCGCGCCGAGACCGGTGCGCCCGGCTCCGCCCAGTCCATGGCCCCCCGCGCCACGAACCACCCCGCCGTCACGCCAGCCGCCGCCGGCACCACGCCCGCCGCCCAGTTCAGCAGCGTCCCGGCACCCGGATCCGGCACCGCCGCCAGCAGCGGAAACGGCGGCAGCAGCGGGGCCGGATCGGAGGCGAACGGGTGCACCAGATGCCCGGCACCGAGAAGGAACCCTGGGCCGAGCGCGTAGGAGGCGGCCCACACCGCCGCGTTGGGGATCAGCGCCATACCAAGCATCAGCACCGCGAACCGCCCCGTCCACCCCTCCGTCAGCTGCAGGAAGGACACCCGCGCCAGCTCGCCGTGCCACACCAGCGACACCCCGAGCAGCAACGCACCGCCGCCGCAGAGCACCGCCATGGCCGCACCGGTGGCCCGTACGGCCGTACCCAGCCGGGCGCGCGCGTCCGCGCCGAACACCAGCCGCCGCACCGGCCCCGGCACCACCACCAGCACCCGGAGCACCGGCTCGCGCGGACTGCCGTAGGCCGACCACACCCCGGCCGCCGCCGCACCCGCCGCGACCAGCGGCAGGCATACCGTCACCCCGGCCCACGACGGCCGCAGTTCGCCGTCCGAGCAGTACAGCGCGATCGCGGCGCCGACGCCGAGATAGCCGAGGACGACCCCGGTCCACACCGTGCTCGCCGGTACCGGCGGCGGGCCGTCGGCGTCGTCGGGCGGGTCCACCGCGTCCCTGGCCGCCCGGTACACCCGCCACACGGGCAGCGCCAGCAGCAGCAACGGCGTCACACCCACCGGCATGGGCGCCCCGGAGAGCGTGTCGGTGCGGACCAGTTCGACTCCGTGCGCCAGCAGCCACAGCGCGGCGGCGACGTGCAGTGCGCCGCCCGGGCCGCTGTCAGGGTACGGCGAGCTGACCCACAGCACCATCAAGAGCGCGGCGAACGAGGCGACGCCGAGCCCGGCCGCGACGGCGCCGCCCAGGAAGCTCGCACCCAGTCCGGGCTCGCGGTCCCGCATCCGGGCCAGCAGGGGCGACAGCGATGTGCGGTGAACGGTCATCAGATTCACGCGCTCCATGCTCCCAACGACACGCGCTTTCCCGTCGTAACAGGCGAACCCCCGATGTGTCGCTCAATATGTGTTTATCTGCTTTTTCGTACGAAAGGGTGCACAGTGACGAAGCTGACGCAGGATCAGCCCCTGACGGCGCCTCAGGCCTTCGACGCGCTGTACTCATTCTGCGCCCCCGCCCTCGTACGCCAGACCTATCTGCTCACCGGGCGCCGGGAGCTGGCCCGCGAGGCCGTGGAGCGGGCCTTCCAGCTGGCCTGGCAGCGTTGGCCCGAGGTGGCACGGGACCGGGATCCGGGGAGCTGGGTGCGGGCGGTGGCGTACGACTGCGCGCTCTCGCCGTGGCACCGCTTCCGCCCCCGGTACCGGCACACGGAGCCGCCGCCCGCCGACCCGGCCGACCGGGCGCTGCTGGACGCCCTGCTGCAACTGCCGCCGTCGTACCGGCGCACGCTCGTCCTGTACGACGGTGTGGGCCTCGATCTGCCGGAGACGGCAGCGGAGACGGAGGCCAGCACGCCGGCCGCCGCGCGCCGGCTGACCCACGCCCGTGAGGCGGTGGCCGCACGGCTGCCGGAACTGACCGACCCCGGCGAGCTGCACCGCCGGCTGCTCGGACTGGCCTCGACCGAGCGGCTGCGCGCGGCCGAGCCGGAGCCGGTGCGGTGCGAGGGCGAGCGGCGGAGCATGTTTTGGACCCGGGCGGCGATCGCGTTCACGGGGACGATCGTCGGTGCGACGACGCTCACGCTGTGGACGGCGCCGACGCATTTCGAGGCACCGATCGCTCCGGCTCAGGCGGTAGAGGGGGTTCCGCCGGTCGGGATCATGGGGCCACTGCTCCCGATGGGGCCGCTGCCCCCGAAGGAACAGGCGCGGCGGGCGAAGGTGCGGAGCACTGCAGCGGGGAGACCGGATCGATTGGCACCGCTGGCTGGATGAGCGGCGATTCGTCTCCCTGCGGATGCCGTCTGCCGGGCGGGGGGTGCGGGCGCGTGCGGGTGGGTGGGGGTGCGGGCGCGCTGTGGCTGGTCGCGCAGTTCGTCGCACCCCTCGGGGAACAGCAGTGCCGTCGACTGCATGAACGCCGGTAGGCCCGCCCCAGCCAACGGGACGGGCCTACCGGGAGTGGGCTGGGAAACTCAGCCGCCCAGGATCTCGCGGGCGAGCTTCGCCGTCTCGGTCGGGGTCTTGCCGACCTTGACGCCCGCGGCCTCCAGGGCCTCCTTCTTGGCCTGTGCGGTGCCGGAGGAGCCGGAGACGATGGCGCCGGCGTGGCCCATGGTCTTGCCCTCGGGCGCGGTGAAGCCCGCGACGTAACCGACGACCGGCTTGGTCACGTTCTCCTTGATGAACGCGGCCGCACGCTCCTCCGCGTCACCACCGATCTCACCGATCATCACGATGAGCTCGGTCTCCGGGTCGTCCTGGAACGCGGCCAGGGCGTCGATGTGGGTGGAGCCGATGATCGGGTCGCCACCGATGCCGACGGCCGTCGAGAAGCCGATGTCACGGAGCTCGTACATCATCTGGTACGTCAGCGTGCCGGACTTCGAGACCAGGCCGATGCGGCCCGGCTTGGTGATGTCGCCCGGGATGATGCCGACGTTCGACTGGCCCGGGGTGATGATGCCGGGGCAGTTCGGGCCGATGATGCGGGTCTTGTTGCCCTTCTTGCCGGCGTACGCCCAGAAGGAAGCCGTGTCGTGCACGGCGATGCCCTCGGTGATGACGACGGCCAGCGGGATCTCGGCGTCGATGGCCTCGACGACCGCGTCCTTGGTGAACTTCTCCGGCACGAAGATGACGGAGACGTTGGCGCCGGTGGCCTTGATGGCCTCCTCGACGGTGCCGAAGACCGGTACCTCGGTGCCGTCGAACTCCACGGTGGTGCCCGCCTTGCGCGGGTTCACGCCGCCCACGACGTTCGTGCCGTCGCCGAGCATGAGCTTGGTGTGCTTCATGCCGGTGGCACCCGTCATGCCCTGGACGATGACCTTGCTGTCCTTGTTGAGCCAGATAGCCATGGTGTGTTGTGTCCTCGTCCTGAGTGCTTACTTGGCGGCGTGGGCCAGCTCGGCGGCCTTGTCGGCCGCGCCGTCCATGGTGTCGACGCGCTGCACCAGCGGGTGGTTGGCGTCCGTGAGGATCTGTCGGCCCAGCTCGGCGTTGTTGCCGTCGAGGCGGACGACGAGCGGCTTGGAGACGTTCTCGCCGCGGTCTTCCAGGAGCTTCAGGGCCTGCACGATGCCGTTGGCGACCTCGTCGCAGGCGGTGATGCCACCGAAGACGTTCACGAAGACGGACTTGACGTCCGGGTCGCCCAGGATGATCTCCAGGCCGTTCGCCATGACCTGGGCGGAGGCGCCACCGCCGATGTCCAGGAAGTTGGCGGGCTTGACACCACCGTGGTTCTCACCGGCGTACGCGACGACGTCCAGGGTGCTCATGACGAGACCGGCGCCGTTGCCGATGATGCCGACCTCGCCGTCGAGCTTGACGTAGTTGAGGTTCTTCTCCTTGGCGGCGGCCTCGAGCGGGTTGGCCGCGGCCTTGTCGTGGAGCTCCTCGAAGTCGGGGTGACGGAACTCGGCGTTGTCGTCCAGCGACACCTTGCCGTCGAGGGCGATGACCTCGCCGGAGGCGACCTTCGCCAGCGGGTTGACCTCGACCAGGAGGGCGTCCTCCTTGATGAAGGTGTCCCACAGCTTGACGAGGACGTTCGCGACCTTGTCCGCGACCTCGGCCGGGAACTTGGCGGCCGCGACGATCTCGCGGGCCTTGGCCTCGTCCACACCGTCGATCGGGTCGATCAGGGTCTTGGCGACGGCCTCGGGGCGGGTGGCCGCCACCTCCTCGATCTCCACGCCGCCCTCGACGGAGGCGATGGAGAGGAAGGTGCGGTTGGCACGGTCGAGGAGGAAGGAGACGTAGTACTCCTCGAGGATCTCCGGAGCGGTCTCGGCGATCATGACCTTGTGGACCGTGTGGCCCTTGATGTCCATGCCGAGGATGTCCGTCGCGCGGGCGACGGCCTCGTCCGCGGAGGCGGCCAGCTTGACGCCACCGGCCTTGCCGCGACCACCGACCTTCACCTGCGCCTTGACGACGGACTTGCCGCCCAGCCGCTCGGTGATCTCGCGCGCCGCCTCAGGCGTGTCGATGACTTCACCGGCCAGCACCGGTACATCGTGCTTGGCGAAGAGGTCCCTCGCCTGGTACTCGAACAGGTCCACGCGCTTCCGTCCCTATCAGTGATCTCGCGGTTCGTTGGATGCGTGGGCGTGCCGCGAAGGGCAACGTGACGTCCGCTTGTCACAAGGGAGGCGCACACGGTGTCCGAGCGCGCGGCATGTCCGTCTCGCAGGTTATCGCCGCTTGCGGGGGCTCCCTAAATCGAGGGTCACACACGAGCGGTGATACCTGTCACATGATGCCGAATTTCCTGGCACGGCGTGCCGATGGATCAGGGCGGAGCTGGTGCGGAAGAGGGGCAGATCGGGGCCGGATCGGAGCCGGATCAGGGGCAGACCGGGGCGGATCGGGGCCGGATCAGGGGCAGACCGGCGGCTTCGGGGGCTTCGGGGTGATGTGTGAGGCCTCACCGGGCTGGGGTTGACCCGGTGAGGCCTCGGGGACGGCCCCGGTGGTTGCGGGGCCGGGGCGGTTGATCCCCACCCCAATGGGGACCACCCGCCCGGGCCGCGGGGCCCCGGCCGGACGGACCGACGGAATTCGGCCGTCCGGGTCCGGCACCCCACGGAGCGTTTCGGGGCTGTCAGCCCTGGTATCGGATGCCCGATGCAGCGCCCCGCACGCCGTACGGGTCCTGAAGGTGCGCCGTCGGTACGGCCGTACGGGTGACCCCTTCGGCTCCGGCGACGGCGTGCCCGGCGAGCGGACCGCCGGTGTCCCGGACCGTGCCCTGGAGGTCGTACGCGAAGGTCCCGGCCTGCTGAGCGAGCGGCGCGGCGGTGCCCGTGACACCCTCCGCGTAAGGCCCGGTCTCACCGGCGATGCCGTGGGCCAGGCCGGCCGTGCTCCCGCCGATCCCGTCGGCGACCGGCCGCACGGTCCCGGTGACCTGGCCGGCCACGGGCGTCACGGTGGACACGACGGTGCCGGCCGCCTGGTGCACGGCCCCGGTGGCGGTGCCGGTGAGGGGCGTGGTCGCACCCGTGACCCCGGCCGCGAAGGGCGGCAGCTGCGCGGTCATGCCCTCGGCGAAGTCCCCGGTCTGCCCGGTCAGGCCGTACGCGAGCGGCGGTACGGCACCGACGACACCGTCCGCGAAGGGCCGCACGTCAGCGGCCACGCCGTGACCGAGGGCGCCCGCGTCGACGACGGCCTGTCCGGCGACCGGCACGACACCGTGCACGACACCGGCGGCCACCGGCGGCAGCACGGCCTCCGTGGCGTTCTGGGCAACCTGTCCGACCAGCCCGCCGGCGTACGACGTCGCGTCCGCGGCCACCGGCCGCACATCACCGACGGCACCCATGGCGACCCCGTGGACCCCGGAGACGGCACCCTCGGCGGTCCCGTACCCACCGGAGACGGCGCCCTCGGCGACTCCCAGCACCCCGGAGACGGCGCCCCCGGCGACTCCCCGCACGGCGAAGGCGGTGTCCTNNNNNNNNNNNNNNNNNNNNNNNNNNNNNNNNNNNNNNNNNNNNNNNNNNNNNNNNNNNNNNNNNNNNNNNNNNNNNNNNNNNNNNNNNNNNNNNNNNNNNNNNNNNNNNNNNNNNNNNNNNNNNNNNNNNNNNNNNNNNNNNNNNNNNNNNNNNNNNNNNNNNNNNNNNNNNNNNNNNNNNNNNNNNNNNNNNNNNNNNNNNNNNNNNNNNNNNNNNNNNNNNNNNNNNNNNNNNNNNNNNNNNNNNNNNNNNNNNNNNNNNNNNNNNNNNNNNNNNNNNNNNNNNNNNNNNNNNNNNNNNNNNNNNNNNNNNNNNNNNNNNNNNNNNNNNNNNNNNNNNNNNNNNNNNNNNNNNNNNNNNNNNNNNNNNNNNNNNNNNNNNNNNNNNNNNNNNNNNNNNNNNNNNNNNNNNNNNNNNNNNNNNNNNNNNNNNNNNNNNNNNNNNNNNNNNNNNNNNNNNNNNNNNNNNNNNNNNNNNNNNNNNNNNNNNNNNNNNNNNNNNNNNNNNNNNNNNNNNNNNNNNNNNNNNNNNNNNNNNNNNNNNNNNNNNNNNNNNNNNNNNNNNNNNNNNNNNNNNNNNNNNNNNNNNNNNNNNNNNNNNNNNNNNNNNNNNNNNNNNNNNNNNNNNNNNNNNNNNNNNNNNNNNNNNNNNNNNNNNNNNNNNNNNNNNNNNNNNNNNNNNNNNNNNNNNNNNNNNNNNNNNNNNNNNNNNNNNNNNNNNNNNNNNNNNNNNNNNNNNNNNNNNNNNNNNNGCCCTGCGCGCCGGCGACGGTCTGCTGCGCCGTCGTCCGTACGACACCCTCGACGCCCTGCGCCTTCGCACGGGCGGCCGCCTGCGTGACCTGGAGCTTGGTCTGGGCGGCCGCCAGGGCCTCCTCCACCTCGGGGGCGAAGGAGGAGAGCGGGCCGAAGAGGTAGTCGATCTCGTCCTGAGCGGTGCCGTGTGCGGCGGCCTGGGACACGGTCGAGGCGGCGTGTGCGGCCGCGTGGGTGACGTGACCGGTGACGTGCGTGCCGTCGGCCTGGACACGGGCCTGAGCGTGCGCCTGCGCCTTACGGGCCGCCTGGGCGCCCCTGACGGCCTCGGCGCCCCGGATCTTCGCGGCGGCCGGAACCTTGGCGTCGACGTAGCGGCGGGCCTGGTCGTCGGTTCCGGTGGCGCTGCCGGTGATCCGCGTCGACTGCAGGGACTGCGTGGCCTTGGCGGCGTTGTCCGAGACGGTCGCGGTGGTCGAGGCGGCCGTGCCGGTCAGGCCGGAGACGGTCTGTCCGACGGTGTTCTGGACGCCGGAGACGGTGTCGTGAACACCGCTGAGAACGCCGTCGACCGTTCCGGCGACGGAGTCGGTGCCCGCGTCCGGTGCGGACACGGAAGTGCTGGACAGTTCGTCGGCACTGGCGACGGACGAGCCGAGCGCCCATGCACCGGTGACCCCGGCGGCTATCACGATCGAACGACGGATGTTCTTGTTCATTGCGTGCGTCAAGTCCTTCGAAAACATCTGGATGCAGCTGAAAGCAGCTGAAAGCACCTGGAAAGAGCCGGAAACGGCTAGGGGTTCCGTCCGGAGACCGCTGAACGCGAGACGTGTGAGCGCGGATTGCGCTGATCACTGGGGGCCGGACGGAAGGGCAGACCTGTTCCGCCCCCGCGCGACAGGTCCGTGGCGGGGAGGTCGGCCGTGCTCTCTAGCCGGGGAAGACGGGGATGTCCCGGTGCCGTTCCCGGGTGCGGGGCGCGTCGACGCGCGCGGTGGCGCCGGGCGCGAACCGCAGGGGCGCCCGGTCGTCGAGGGGGAGGGCGTACGCGTCACCGTGGCCGGACACGTTGCCGTCGGCAGCCTGCTTGCCGAGCACACCGTCCGGATCCCCGGCGGGCGCGGACCGGCCGGGGGCACCCAGGGCGGCGGTGCCGTGCCGCACCAGGGCGTGCGCCACGGGCTGCGGCACGGAGATGGCCTCCGGGCCGTACCCGGCGACCGGCGCCGGTGCCCCGACGGCGGCACGGTCCGCGTGAGCGTGGGTGCGGGCGCCGGCGTGCCGCTGTTTCTGCCCCGCTGGGGCGAACACCGTCGCGTCACCGTGCCCCTGTGGGCGAGGCGCCGTCGACTGCGGCTCCGACGCCAGCTGGACGGCCGCGGCCGGGACTTGGGTCAGGCCGGGCAACGCCAGGGTGGGCGCGGATGTCCGCGGCTTCTCGACGGCTCGGGCGGCCGTGGCGTCGAGGGACCGGAAAACGGAGGCCACCACGTCGCGTACCGGCGTGACGGCCTGCGTGACGGCCTGTTCTACGACCTTACGCACGGGAGCGACGACCTGCTTACCCACTCGGTGCTGAGGAGCGGCAGACCGCTCGCCGGCCTCGTGCACGGGGGCGGCGACGCGCTCGGTGACCGTGCGGACCGCCCGCACCGGGTTCTCATGGCCGGTCTCTCCGAGCCGCGCCGAAGTCACCTTCGCCGGCAGCGGGGTTCCGTCGGCCGCGTGCGCCTGTTCGCCGCAGAGGAATCCCAGCGCGAACAGTCCGCCCACCAGCACTGCCAGTTGGAGCGCACGCCGTCCCGCCGCCGTACGCAGCACGCGCACGGTGGTACCAAGGAGGGCTGCTGGGAAGGTCAAGGAGGCGGACATCCTCGGATCGGCACGGCACGGGCTCCACCGATCCTTGCACGACACGCCCGAAGCCGCGCAACCCCCCCTTATCCATGGGTAGTCATGTCCGTTTTCCTCTCTTCTGTATCGGTCTTCTGTATCGCTCTTCTGAATCGGTCTTCTGAATCCCTCTTTTCCCGTGCCCCTCCTCTTCCTTTTCCGTACCCTCCACTTTCGTGCCCGGCGTCACACGGTGTCCGGTATCGGCAGCGGCCGCTTCTCGAGTGCCGCGGCCATGACCTCAGGGAACAGATCGGGCGTACAGGCGAAGGCCGGTGCACCGAGCGCGGCGAGCGCCGCCGCGTGCTCCCGGTCGTACGCAGGCGCGCCCTCGTCCGACAGTGCGAGCAGCACCACGAACTGCACCCCGGACGTCTTCATCGCCACCACCCGCTTGAGCATCTCGTCACGGATACCGCCCTCGTAGAGGTC from Streptomyces roseochromogenus subsp. oscitans DS 12.976 encodes the following:
- a CDS encoding DUF6350 family protein, which translates into the protein MERVNLMTVHRTSLSPLLARMRDREPGLGASFLGGAVAAGLGVASFAALLMVLWVSSPYPDSGPGGALHVAAALWLLAHGVELVRTDTLSGAPMPVGVTPLLLLALPVWRVYRAARDAVDPPDDADGPPPVPASTVWTGVVLGYLGVGAAIALYCSDGELRPSWAGVTVCLPLVAAGAAAAGVWSAYGSPREPVLRVLVVVPGPVRRLVFGADARARLGTAVRATGAAMAVLCGGGALLLGVSLVWHGELARVSFLQLTEGWTGRFAVLMLGMALIPNAAVWAASYALGPGFLLGAGHLVHPFASDPAPLLPPFPLLAAVPDPGAGTLLNWAAGVVPAAAGVTAGWFVARGAMDWAEPGAPVSARWSVLRTAGVVLLTAAVCAAAFALLADLAGGPLGVAALASFGPVWWKAGGAAGVWTAAFAMPVALVVRGWRVWGLRTRNRTEEMEEGEPKAEDAAKATEAGPGTETAKAEGEEAAQGKESAKGGKAEESGKGKATAKGKATAKGGKGKASGKGKDSARPETASGTTGGDEEELYDFLPADDPFPSDLADDLARVSRRPALREPADPHAPTEAPASPTAPAPPPPAALTDPPPETLEPPDTPPH
- a CDS encoding RNA polymerase sigma factor, which produces MCRSICVYLLFRTKGCTVTKLTQDQPLTAPQAFDALYSFCAPALVRQTYLLTGRRELAREAVERAFQLAWQRWPEVARDRDPGSWVRAVAYDCALSPWHRFRPRYRHTEPPPADPADRALLDALLQLPPSYRRTLVLYDGVGLDLPETAAETEASTPAAARRLTHAREAVAARLPELTDPGELHRRLLGLASTERLRAAEPEPVRCEGERRSMFWTRAAIAFTGTIVGATTLTLWTAPTHFEAPIAPAQAVEGVPPVGIMGPLLPMGPLPPKEQARRAKVRSTAAGRPDRLAPLAG
- the sucD gene encoding succinate--CoA ligase subunit alpha, with the protein product MAIWLNKDSKVIVQGMTGATGMKHTKLMLGDGTNVVGGVNPRKAGTTVEFDGTEVPVFGTVEEAIKATGANVSVIFVPEKFTKDAVVEAIDAEIPLAVVITEGIAVHDTASFWAYAGKKGNKTRIIGPNCPGIITPGQSNVGIIPGDITKPGRIGLVSKSGTLTYQMMYELRDIGFSTAVGIGGDPIIGSTHIDALAAFQDDPETELIVMIGEIGGDAEERAAAFIKENVTKPVVGYVAGFTAPEGKTMGHAGAIVSGSSGTAQAKKEALEAAGVKVGKTPTETAKLAREILGG
- the sucC gene encoding ADP-forming succinate--CoA ligase subunit beta — translated: MDLFEYQARDLFAKHDVPVLAGEVIDTPEAAREITERLGGKSVVKAQVKVGGRGKAGGVKLAASADEAVARATDILGMDIKGHTVHKVMIAETAPEILEEYYVSFLLDRANRTFLSIASVEGGVEIEEVAATRPEAVAKTLIDPIDGVDEAKAREIVAAAKFPAEVADKVANVLVKLWDTFIKEDALLVEVNPLAKVASGEVIALDGKVSLDDNAEFRHPDFEELHDKAAANPLEAAAKEKNLNYVKLDGEVGIIGNGAGLVMSTLDVVAYAGENHGGVKPANFLDIGGGASAQVMANGLEIILGDPDVKSVFVNVFGGITACDEVANGIVQALKLLEDRGENVSKPLVVRLDGNNAELGRQILTDANHPLVQRVDTMDGAADKAAELAHAAK